One Thiocapsa bogorovii DNA segment encodes these proteins:
- a CDS encoding Rap1a/Tai family immunity protein — protein MTFWPRTRDLESTRQSASRNALAIAAALSLTSGLALAVQDSDLRLDSTSDLYAVCSVPASAAEYPVTSQACRAFIEGVAQYHDLVSKGRMKRLYCMPTGSTVADGVKAFNAWAAANTGDAKLMGEEPAVGLIRALAAKYPCKG, from the coding sequence ATGACGTTTTGGCCCCGTACCCGTGACCTAGAATCGACACGCCAATCCGCGAGCCGAAATGCGCTCGCGATTGCTGCCGCGCTTAGCCTGACCTCGGGCCTCGCTCTCGCCGTGCAGGACTCCGACCTTCGGCTCGACAGCACCAGCGACCTCTACGCGGTCTGCTCGGTGCCCGCGAGCGCCGCTGAGTATCCGGTCACCAGCCAGGCATGCCGAGCCTTTATCGAGGGCGTCGCCCAATACCACGACCTCGTCAGCAAAGGCCGGATGAAGCGCCTATATTGCATGCCCACGGGCAGCACCGTCGCTGACGGCGTAAAAGCCTTCAACGCCTGGGCCGCGGCCAACACCGGCGACGCGAAACTGATGGGCGAGGAACCGGCGGTGGGCCTG